In a single window of the Populus alba chromosome 16, ASM523922v2, whole genome shotgun sequence genome:
- the LOC118052346 gene encoding uncharacterized protein, protein MEVEHFSHPDHSLILINQVLEYSCELVICSGCEGPIWGPCYSCTSCYFFLHKTCAELPREIKRRIHPRHPLHLLEKPPYEGGYECDRCHKTFESFVYHCSFCMFDLDIKCAFQPGFLEVDSQAHQFAHKDHPLLLNEEQEYHGEGVVCSVCKEPMSGPSYRCISCNFFLHKKCAELPPEIKRHIHPEHPLRLLPNHDTMCDFCNETCYESFVYCCFVCEFNLHIKCAFPPCIDAADQNQRHQFRRLLISPSLKSISFTCNACGTDGYDSPFVCPMCQLLVHEECISLPRNIKTALHHHPRIIHTYHPQQCIESINKYCGICRREVDTEYGVYYCPDCDFVSHVNCSREFGDYATETAGQSVTDDQFMKPSFRVVREIKHGDERIIEEIEHFSHQHNLILNDKVDDDLKCDGCMLPISTSFYSCASCNFFLDKTCIELPRQKKWQYHENQLILSYNQHDLFSCDVCKQDFCGLRYTCDVCGLWIDIRCFKSLKDSFKHGGHDEHLLNLPADRKNILRCNIGGRGVPPLLADDGEIIPHCSGCGVSEESKVFLKCAVCDFKLGMKCATLPYKARHKYHDHPLFLTYINENDYPCCIICEQDRDPKLWFYRCEECDFDVHPECALGKYPYVKPGGVRTYPAHPHPLALVVKTYGLQACDSCGEPCDDLALECTDPNCSFIVHWKRRQCLKSLKG, encoded by the coding sequence ATGGAGGTTGAACATTTTAGCCACCCAGATCATTCATTGATCCTCATTAATCAAGTTCTCGAATATAGTTGTGAACTAGTTATTTGCTCTGGATGCGAGGGACCTATATGGGGTCCTTGCTACAGTTGCACCTCTTGCTACTTCTTTCTTCATAAGACATGCGCCGAGCTGCCCCGTGAGATCAAGCGGCGCATTCATCCTAGACACCCTCTCCATCTACTGGAAAAGCCACCATATGAAGGAGGATACGAATGCGATCGGTGCCACAAAACTTTCGAGAGTTTTGTTTACCATTGTTCTTTCTGTATGTTTGATCTAGATATCAAATGTGCTTTTCAACCGGGTTTTTTGGAAGTTGATAGTCAGGCACATCAATTTGCCCACAAGGATCATCCATTGCTTTTGAATGAAGAGCAAGAATATCATGGTGAAGGAGTTGTGTGCTCCGTGTGCAAGGAACCAATGTCTGGTCCTAGCTATAGGtgcatttcttgcaacttctttCTTCACAAGAAATGTGCTGAGCTGCCCCCGGAGATCAAGAGGCACATTCATCCAGAACACCCTCTTCGTCTACTGCCAAATCATGATACGATGTGTGATTTTTGCAACGAAACTTGCTATGAGAGTTTTGTTTACTGCTGTTTTGTGTGCGAATTCAACCTCCATATCAAATGTGCTTTTCCACCGTGCATTGATGCAGCTGATCAGAATCAAAGGCATCAATTTAGACGACTACTGATTTCACCTTCACTAAAATCAATCTCCTTCACTTGCAATGCATGTGGCACAGATGGATATGACTCTCCATTCGTGTGCCCCATGTGCCAACTATTGGTCCACGAAGAATGCATTTCATTGCCACGCAACATTAAAACGGCACTGCACCATCATCCCCGAATCATCCACACCTATCATCCTCAACAATGCATCGAATCTATAAACAAGTACTGTGGAATTTGCCGTCGGGAAGTTGACACAGAATACGGAGTTTACTATTGCCCAGACTGTGACTTTGTTTCACACGTGAATTGTAGCAGAGAATTTGGAGATTATGCAACAGAGACTGCAGGACAAAGTGTGACTGATGATCAATTCATGAAACCTAGCTTTCGCGTTGTCCGTGAGATCAAGCATGGAGATGAGAGAATAATTGAAGAGATCGAGCATTTCAGTCATCAACATAACCTAATTCTTAATGACAAGGTTGATGATGATCTAAAGTGTGATGGGTGCATGTTACCAATCTCAACTTCATTTTACAGTTGTGCCAGTTGTAATTTCTTTCTTGACAAAACCTGCATAGAATTACCCAGACAAAAAAAGTGGCAATATCACGAAAACCAACTGATTCTTTCATATAACCAACATGATCTGTTCTCCTGTGATGTGTGTAAGCAAGATTTTTGTGGGCTCAGGTACACATGTGATGTATGTGGACTCTGGATTGATATCCGATGCTTCAAATCATTGAAAGATTCTTTTAAACATGGAGGTCATGATGAGCATCTCCTTAATCTTCCAGCGGACAGAAAGAATATTCTCCGTTGCAATATTGGAGGTCGCGGGGTTCCCCCTTTGCTTGCAGATGACGGAGAGATTATTCCGCATTGCAGTGGCTGTGGTGTCAGTGAAGAATcaaaggtatttttaaaatgtgcgGTTTGCGATTTCAAGCTGGGTATGAAATGTGCTACACTGCCATACAAAGCAAGACACAAGTATCATGACCATCCTCTCTTCCTCACCTACATTAATGAAAATGACTACCCTTGCTGTATAATTTGTGAACAAGATAGAGACCCCAAGCTCTGGTTCTACCGTTGTGAGGAATGCGACTTCGATGTTCATCCTGAATGTGCTCTCGGGAAATACCCATACGTCAAGCCAGGGGGGGTTCGCACATATCCTGCACACCCTCACCCTCTTGCTTTGGTCGTCAAGACTTATGGTCTACAGGCATGCGATTCTTGCGGCGAGCCTTGCGATGACTTGGCCCTTGAATGTACTGATCCTAACTGCAGTTTTATCGTCCACTGGAAAAGAAGGCAATGCTTGAAGTCATTAAAAGGGTAA